One Bradyrhizobium sp. ISRA464 genomic window carries:
- a CDS encoding thiamine pyrophosphate-dependent enzyme — MTSTSGGEAIVNGLVAHGVDTVFGLPGAQIYGLFDAFHQAQLKVIGARHEQACGYMAFGYARSSGRPGVFSVVPGPGVLNASAALLTAFGCNEPVLCLTGQVPTQFLGKGRGHLHEMPDQLATLRTFVKWADRIEYPDNAPAMVSRAFQEMLSGRRGPASLEMPWDVFTQRAQVATVKPFDPLPAPQPDPDRIRAAADLIAGSKTPMIFVGSGAIDAREEILELAEMIDAPVVAFRSGRGIVSNAHELGLTMAAAYKLWPKTDLMIGIGTRLELPTMSRWPYRPDGLKCVRIDIDPVEMRRWPADAAVISDAKAGTADLVAAVRKAGYSKTSGRRAAIREATVAAGHEIQRIQPQMAYLKILREVLPANAIITDELSQVGFASWYGFPIYEPRTFVTSGYQGTLGSGFPTALGAKVANPNKPVVAITGDGGFMFGVQELATAVQFKIGVVTLVFNNNAYGNVRRDQRERFDGRVVASDLVNPDFVKLAESFGVGAARVTSPDHFRPVLEKALADGGPYVISVEVPTDSEVSPWAFIHPAKNN, encoded by the coding sequence ATGACCTCAACATCCGGCGGCGAAGCGATCGTCAACGGTCTTGTCGCCCACGGCGTCGACACCGTCTTCGGCCTGCCCGGCGCGCAGATCTATGGCCTGTTCGATGCGTTCCACCAGGCGCAGCTCAAGGTGATCGGCGCGCGGCACGAGCAGGCCTGCGGCTACATGGCATTCGGCTATGCACGCTCCAGCGGACGGCCCGGCGTGTTCAGCGTGGTGCCCGGCCCCGGCGTGCTGAATGCCTCGGCCGCGCTGCTCACCGCGTTCGGCTGCAACGAGCCGGTGCTGTGCCTGACCGGGCAGGTGCCGACGCAATTTCTCGGCAAGGGCCGCGGTCATCTGCACGAGATGCCGGATCAGCTTGCGACCCTGCGCACCTTCGTGAAATGGGCCGACCGCATCGAATATCCCGACAATGCGCCCGCGATGGTGTCGCGCGCGTTTCAGGAGATGCTGTCGGGTCGGCGCGGACCGGCCTCGCTGGAGATGCCGTGGGATGTATTCACACAGCGCGCCCAGGTCGCGACGGTCAAGCCGTTCGACCCGCTGCCGGCGCCGCAGCCCGATCCTGACCGCATCAGGGCGGCCGCCGACCTGATCGCCGGCAGCAAGACGCCGATGATCTTCGTCGGCAGTGGCGCGATCGACGCGCGCGAGGAGATTCTCGAGCTTGCCGAGATGATCGATGCGCCGGTCGTCGCCTTCCGCAGCGGCCGCGGCATCGTCTCCAACGCGCATGAGCTCGGGCTCACGATGGCGGCGGCCTACAAGCTCTGGCCGAAGACCGATCTGATGATCGGCATCGGCACCCGGCTGGAATTGCCGACGATGTCGCGCTGGCCTTATCGGCCGGACGGGCTGAAATGCGTGCGCATCGATATCGATCCCGTCGAGATGCGCCGATGGCCGGCCGATGCCGCCGTGATTTCCGACGCGAAAGCTGGCACCGCCGATCTCGTCGCCGCCGTGCGCAAGGCCGGTTACAGCAAGACGAGCGGCCGCCGCGCCGCGATCCGTGAGGCGACCGTTGCCGCCGGGCACGAGATCCAGCGCATCCAGCCGCAGATGGCCTACCTGAAGATCCTGCGCGAGGTGCTGCCGGCGAATGCCATCATCACCGACGAGCTATCGCAGGTCGGCTTCGCCTCCTGGTACGGCTTCCCGATCTACGAGCCGCGCACCTTCGTCACTTCGGGCTATCAGGGCACGCTCGGCTCGGGCTTTCCGACCGCGCTCGGCGCCAAGGTCGCCAACCCGAACAAGCCGGTGGTCGCGATCACCGGCGACGGCGGCTTCATGTTCGGTGTGCAGGAGCTCGCCACGGCCGTGCAGTTCAAGATCGGCGTGGTGACGCTGGTCTTCAACAACAACGCCTATGGCAATGTCCGCCGCGACCAGCGCGAACGTTTCGACGGCCGCGTCGTCGCCTCCGACCTCGTCAATCCGGATTTCGTCAAGCTCGCGGAGTCCTTCGGCGTGGGGGCTGCCCGCGTCACCTCGCCCGATCATTTCCGCCCCGTGCTGGAGAAGGCGCTGGCCGACGGTGGCCCCTACGTGATCTCGGTCGAAGTGCCGACCGACTCCGAGGTCTCGCCCTGGGCATTCATCCACCCGGCGAAGAACAACTAA
- a CDS encoding amidase: MPNNPTLASLAADLASGTTSARKLVEQCIARIADPAGEGQRTFIHVDKDAALEAADAMDRLRKANAAPSPFAGIPVSIKDLFDIKGQVTRAGSRALEDSAPAEADAPVVARLRRAGFIVIGRTNMTEFAYSGIGINPHYGTPKSAWNRSVGHVPGGSSSGAAVSIADGMAYGALGTDTGGSCRIPAAFNGIVGYKPTQRRIPLDGGVPLSFTLDSYGPLANSVACCATLDAVLADEKVEPLTPRPVKGMRLAVPTTVVLDDLDDAVAKTFERALAALSRAGALIERIELPELLDVGVMNAKGGFSAAESYAWHRFLIASKGDIYDPRVSVRILRGEGFLAADYIDLFNARRSFIARTEKRIAPYDAMVLPTTANLPPAIADLADDKAFATQNLRALRNPSLINVLDGCAISLPAHREGEAPVGLMLAAAGSSDRRIFELAAGMETVIRV; encoded by the coding sequence ATGCCGAATAATCCGACCCTCGCCTCCCTTGCCGCCGATCTCGCCAGCGGCACCACCTCCGCCCGCAAGCTCGTCGAGCAGTGCATCGCCAGGATCGCTGATCCCGCTGGCGAGGGCCAGCGCACCTTCATCCATGTCGACAAGGACGCTGCCCTTGAGGCCGCCGACGCCATGGACAGGCTGCGCAAGGCCAACGCCGCGCCGTCACCCTTTGCCGGCATCCCGGTCTCGATCAAGGATCTTTTCGACATCAAGGGGCAGGTGACGCGCGCCGGTTCGCGGGCGCTGGAGGATTCCGCGCCGGCGGAGGCCGATGCCCCCGTGGTGGCGCGGCTGCGGCGCGCCGGCTTCATCGTGATCGGCCGCACCAACATGACCGAGTTCGCCTATTCCGGCATCGGCATCAACCCGCATTACGGCACGCCGAAGAGCGCCTGGAACCGGAGCGTCGGCCATGTGCCCGGCGGCTCGTCGTCCGGTGCCGCGGTCTCGATCGCCGACGGCATGGCCTATGGCGCGCTCGGCACCGACACCGGCGGCTCCTGCCGGATCCCGGCGGCCTTCAACGGCATCGTCGGCTACAAGCCGACACAGCGCCGCATTCCGCTCGATGGCGGCGTGCCGCTGTCGTTCACGCTCGACAGCTACGGGCCGCTGGCAAATTCGGTGGCCTGCTGCGCGACGCTCGATGCGGTGCTCGCCGACGAGAAGGTCGAACCGCTCACCCCGCGTCCAGTGAAGGGCATGCGGCTCGCGGTCCCGACCACCGTCGTGCTCGACGATCTCGATGATGCGGTGGCCAAGACCTTCGAGCGTGCGCTCGCGGCCCTGTCGCGTGCCGGCGCACTGATCGAGCGAATCGAACTGCCGGAACTACTCGATGTCGGCGTGATGAACGCAAAAGGCGGTTTCTCCGCGGCCGAAAGCTACGCCTGGCATCGCTTCCTGATCGCCAGCAAGGGCGACATCTACGATCCCCGCGTGTCGGTGCGCATCCTGCGCGGCGAGGGTTTCCTTGCCGCCGACTACATCGATCTCTTCAATGCGCGGCGGTCGTTTATCGCCCGCACCGAAAAGCGCATCGCGCCCTATGACGCGATGGTGCTGCCGACCACGGCGAATCTGCCGCCGGCCATCGCCGATCTCGCCGACGACAAGGCGTTTGCAACGCAGAACCTGCGCGCGCTGCGCAATCCCTCGCTGATCAATGTGCTCGACGGCTGCGCGATCTCGCTGCCGGCGCATCGCGAGGGCGAGGCGCCGGTCGGCCTGATGCTCGCCGCCGCGGGTAGTTCGGATCGCCGCATCTTCGAGCTTGCGGCCGGGATGGAGACCGTGATCCGTGTTTGA
- a CDS encoding 2OG-Fe(II) oxygenase, translating to MTATVKTITRSTTGISVRVDALDWDRITADLDGQGCAVLPSLLTPQECDAIAALYPDDGLFRSKVVMGRHGFGRGEYKYFSYPLPDLIAELRPALYAQLTVTANRWNQTMAIDIRYPASHAAFLKRCHDAGQTRPTPLLLQYGEGDYNCLHQDLYGEHVFPIQVAILLSQPGRDFTGGEFVLTEQRPRMQSRPEVVPLTQGDAVAFAVHHRPVQGTRGSYRVNLRHGVSRIRSGHRHTVGVIFHDAT from the coding sequence ATGACAGCAACCGTCAAAACTATCACCCGCTCAACCACCGGCATCTCCGTCCGCGTCGACGCGTTGGACTGGGACCGGATCACGGCCGATCTCGACGGGCAGGGCTGCGCCGTCCTTCCGAGCCTGCTGACCCCGCAGGAGTGCGACGCAATCGCCGCGCTCTATCCCGATGACGGCCTGTTCCGCAGCAAGGTGGTGATGGGCCGCCACGGTTTTGGCCGCGGCGAGTACAAATACTTCTCCTATCCGCTGCCGGATCTGATCGCGGAACTGCGGCCGGCACTTTATGCGCAGCTGACCGTCACGGCCAATCGCTGGAACCAGACGATGGCGATCGACATCCGCTATCCCGCATCGCATGCGGCGTTCCTCAAGCGCTGCCATGATGCCGGGCAGACGCGCCCGACGCCGCTTCTGCTGCAATATGGCGAAGGCGACTACAACTGCCTGCACCAGGATCTCTATGGCGAGCACGTGTTCCCGATCCAGGTTGCGATCCTGCTGTCGCAGCCGGGGCGCGATTTCACCGGCGGCGAATTCGTGCTGACGGAACAGCGGCCGCGGATGCAGTCGCGGCCCGAGGTGGTGCCGCTCACGCAAGGCGATGCGGTGGCCTTTGCCGTGCATCATCGCCCGGTGCAGGGGACACGCGGGTCCTATCGCGTTAATCTGCGCCACGGCGTCAGCCGGATCCGCTCCGGCCATCGCCACACCGTTGGCGTGATCTTCCACGATGCGACATGA
- a CDS encoding DUF2848 domain-containing protein, with amino-acid sequence MFDLTFNVDDKGVATPLTLEIRQAVIAGWTGRDPVARDKHIAELEALGIARPATTPIYYRCSARRLTFADAIEVCGGDSSGEVEFVLIGWQGRTFVGCGSDHTDRKVESYNVTVSKQMCDKPIASELWELEDVIGHWDQLILRSWAVIGGQRVLYQEGTLDHMLPVQNLINRGFGGRGLPDGCAMFGGTFAAKGGIRPASRFEFEMEDPVLKRTIRHGYDVITLPVLG; translated from the coding sequence GTGTTTGACCTCACCTTCAACGTCGACGACAAGGGCGTCGCGACGCCGCTCACGCTCGAGATCAGGCAGGCCGTGATCGCCGGGTGGACCGGCCGCGATCCGGTTGCGCGCGACAAGCATATCGCCGAGCTCGAGGCGCTCGGCATCGCGCGGCCCGCCACGACGCCGATCTATTACCGCTGCTCGGCGCGCCGGCTCACCTTCGCGGATGCGATCGAGGTTTGCGGCGGGGACTCCAGCGGCGAGGTCGAGTTCGTGCTGATCGGCTGGCAGGGCCGCACCTTCGTCGGTTGCGGCTCCGACCACACCGACCGCAAGGTCGAGAGCTACAACGTCACCGTCTCGAAGCAGATGTGCGACAAGCCGATCGCGTCCGAGCTGTGGGAGCTCGAGGATGTGATCGGCCACTGGGACCAGTTGATCCTGCGCTCCTGGGCCGTGATCGGCGGTCAGCGCGTGCTCTACCAGGAAGGCACGCTGGACCACATGCTGCCGGTGCAGAACCTGATCAACAGAGGTTTCGGTGGGCGCGGGTTGCCTGACGGCTGCGCGATGTTCGGAGGCACCTTCGCGGCCAAAGGCGGTATCCGCCCGGCGAGCCGCTTCGAGTTCGAGATGGAAGATCCCGTGCTAAAGCGCACGATCCGGCACGGCTACGACGTGATCACGCTGCCGGTACTGGGCTGA
- the alkB gene encoding DNA oxidative demethylase AlkB, whose protein sequence is MTADLFETVGDARPPRETMAEGAVVLRGFARPFEAELIPALREIVKQAPFRHLITPGGHRMSVAMTNSGSLGWVSDPSGYRYDGIDPNSGAPWPPMPPALRKLAADAAAEAGFDGFAPQACLINRYVPGAKLSLHQDKDELDFAAPIVSVSLGLPAIFLFGGLKRGDPTRRYRLEHGDVVVWGGPSRLAFHGVAPLADGEHGVLGRQRINLTFRKVRRGAVGL, encoded by the coding sequence GTGACCGCTGATCTGTTCGAGACCGTTGGCGACGCAAGGCCCCCGCGCGAGACGATGGCGGAGGGCGCCGTCGTGCTGCGCGGCTTCGCCAGGCCGTTCGAGGCCGAGCTGATCCCAGCCCTGCGCGAAATCGTAAAGCAGGCGCCGTTCCGCCATTTGATCACGCCAGGCGGCCACCGGATGTCGGTCGCGATGACCAATAGCGGCAGCCTCGGCTGGGTCTCGGACCCCAGCGGCTATCGCTATGACGGCATCGATCCGAATTCGGGTGCGCCGTGGCCGCCGATGCCGCCGGCGTTGCGCAAGCTCGCTGCCGACGCCGCGGCAGAGGCCGGCTTCGACGGCTTTGCGCCGCAGGCCTGCCTGATCAACCGCTATGTGCCGGGCGCGAAACTGTCGTTGCATCAGGACAAGGACGAGCTGGATTTCGCAGCACCCATCGTCTCGGTGTCGCTCGGGCTGCCGGCGATCTTCCTGTTCGGCGGCCTCAAGCGCGGCGATCCGACGCGGCGCTACCGCCTGGAGCATGGCGATGTCGTGGTGTGGGGCGGGCCGTCGCGGCTGGCGTTCCACGGCGTCGCGCCGCTCGCCGACGGCGAGCACGGCGTGCTCGGCCGCCAGCGCATCAACCTGACCTTTCGCAAGGTACGCCGAGGCGCCGTCGGCCTTTAG
- the tnpA gene encoding IS200/IS605 family transposase, whose product MEAEYNHLNHATWECKYHVVFTPKYRKKLLFGKIKRHLGQVFHDLARRKECRIEEGHLMPDHVHMLISIPPKYSVAQIIGYMKGKSSIWIAQNVERKMRNFLGHKFWARGYFVTTVGRDEEMIRAYIKNQEMADQQLDQFELKISAAPKSKQSS is encoded by the coding sequence ATGGAAGCAGAGTACAATCATCTTAATCACGCGACTTGGGAGTGCAAGTACCACGTCGTGTTTACGCCGAAGTACCGCAAGAAGCTGCTGTTCGGGAAGATCAAGCGACATCTGGGCCAGGTATTTCACGATCTGGCACGACGGAAGGAGTGCCGGATCGAGGAAGGTCACCTGATGCCGGATCATGTCCACATGCTGATATCGATACCTCCGAAATATTCGGTGGCGCAGATCATCGGGTATATGAAGGGGAAGAGTTCGATCTGGATCGCGCAGAACGTCGAACGGAAGATGCGAAATTTCCTGGGCCACAAATTCTGGGCACGCGGATATTTTGTCACGACCGTCGGCCGCGATGAGGAAATGATCCGGGCCTACATCAAGAATCAGGAAATGGCCGACCAGCAACTGGATCAGTTTGAGCTAAAGATTTCAGCTGCCCCAAAATCCAAGCAATCGTCCTAA